Proteins encoded within one genomic window of Spirulina major PCC 6313:
- the argC gene encoding N-acetyl-gamma-glutamyl-phosphate reductase — MSECLKVGIVGASGYGGVQLVRMLLDHPNVELVYVGGKSSAGQLFSELYPHFDQQFDLKIEPIDVEVISDRCDAVFLALPNGLACDLAPPLIEKGCKVLDLSADYRFQDLNTYTAWYKKERTDHALNETAVYGLPELYRSSIQEANLIGCPGCYVTASLLAIAPLLKQGLILPETAIIDAKSGASGGGRQAKVGMLLAEAGESFGAYGVAGAHRHTPEIEQICSDLAGNQMRIQFTPHLLPMVRGILATVYATLRDPGLVREDLLTIYKAFYRSSDFVKVLPAGTYPQTKWAAGTNLCYLGVAVDHRTDRVIVLSAIDNLIKGQSGQAVQCLNIMMGWPETLGLPTLTFYP; from the coding sequence ATGAGCGAGTGTCTAAAGGTTGGGATTGTGGGAGCCTCTGGCTATGGCGGGGTTCAACTGGTGCGGATGTTGCTCGACCATCCCAATGTGGAACTGGTTTATGTGGGAGGGAAAAGCAGTGCGGGGCAACTTTTTTCAGAACTGTACCCCCATTTTGACCAGCAGTTTGATCTCAAAATCGAACCCATTGATGTGGAGGTGATTAGCGATCGCTGTGATGCGGTTTTCTTGGCTCTCCCCAATGGTTTGGCCTGTGATCTCGCGCCGCCTCTGATTGAAAAAGGCTGTAAGGTGTTAGACCTTTCGGCAGACTATCGCTTCCAAGACCTCAACACCTATACCGCTTGGTACAAAAAAGAGCGCACCGATCACGCCCTGAATGAAACAGCGGTGTATGGGTTACCGGAACTCTATCGCTCGTCGATCCAGGAAGCGAACTTAATCGGCTGTCCGGGGTGCTATGTGACGGCGAGTTTGCTCGCGATCGCACCTCTCCTCAAGCAAGGTTTAATTTTGCCCGAAACCGCAATTATAGACGCGAAATCCGGCGCATCGGGGGGCGGTCGGCAGGCAAAAGTGGGGATGCTCCTCGCTGAAGCCGGGGAATCCTTCGGAGCCTACGGGGTTGCTGGCGCTCACCGTCACACCCCAGAAATTGAGCAAATTTGCAGCGACCTAGCCGGGAATCAGATGCGGATTCAATTCACGCCCCATCTACTCCCCATGGTGCGGGGCATTCTCGCCACGGTCTACGCCACCCTGCGCGATCCGGGTCTCGTCCGTGAAGACCTGCTCACGATTTATAAAGCCTTTTACCGCTCCTCGGACTTCGTCAAAGTCCTGCCGGCGGGAACCTATCCCCAAACCAAATGGGCGGCCGGTACTAACCTTTGCTATCTCGGTGTGGCGGTGGATCATCGCACCGATCGCGTCATTGTCCTGTCGGCCATTGATAACTTGATCAAAGGGCAATCGGGGCAGGCGGTGCAATGTCTCAACATCATGATGGGCTGGCCGGAAACCCTAGGCTTGCCCACCCTGACGTTTTATCCCTAA
- a CDS encoding alpha/beta fold hydrolase gives MTLPLPLDTPAATWHWHDLPICYQQVGDRGPAVVLIHGFGASWGHWRHTLPVLGMDCRCYAIDLLGFGGSAKPTPGQPLSYTFATWAQQIADFCDQVVGEAAFLIGNSIGAIVAMQTAVSFSDRVLGVAALNFSLRLLHERHRATQPWHQRLSVPLLQSLLKQSWFSTFFFQLAAQPQNVRRALLQAYRRPEAVTDELVTMLLKPAADPGAAAVFAAFTTYSQGPLPEDLLPHLPCPAIVLWGEADPWEPITLGRQLVEAAAIEEFIPLPNVGHCPQDEAPELVNPILQAWLARHAPPIHTP, from the coding sequence ATGACCCTACCCCTTCCCTTAGACACTCCCGCCGCCACCTGGCATTGGCACGACCTCCCGATTTGCTATCAACAGGTGGGCGATCGCGGCCCGGCGGTGGTGCTGATCCATGGGTTCGGCGCATCCTGGGGCCATTGGCGGCATACTTTGCCCGTGTTGGGGATGGACTGCCGTTGCTATGCCATTGATTTATTGGGGTTTGGCGGGTCGGCGAAACCCACCCCCGGCCAGCCCTTGAGCTACACCTTTGCAACCTGGGCGCAACAGATTGCGGATTTTTGTGATCAGGTGGTGGGCGAGGCGGCGTTTTTGATCGGCAATTCCATCGGGGCGATCGTGGCGATGCAAACGGCGGTGAGTTTTAGCGATCGCGTCCTCGGTGTGGCCGCCCTCAACTTTTCCCTGCGTCTCCTCCACGAACGCCACCGCGCTACCCAACCCTGGCACCAACGGCTCAGCGTTCCCCTGCTCCAAAGCCTGCTCAAACAATCCTGGTTTTCCACCTTCTTTTTTCAATTGGCCGCCCAACCCCAGAATGTGCGCCGCGCCCTGCTCCAAGCCTACCGCCGCCCCGAAGCCGTCACCGATGAACTGGTGACGATGTTACTGAAACCCGCCGCCGATCCCGGTGCTGCGGCCGTTTTTGCCGCCTTTACCACCTATTCCCAAGGCCCCCTGCCGGAGGATTTACTCCCCCATCTACCCTGTCCGGCGATCGTGCTGTGGGGTGAGGCTGACCCTTGGGAACCCATTACCCTCGGTCGGCAATTGGTGGAAGCCGCAGCCATTGAGGAGTTCATCCCCCTGCCTAACGTGGGCCATTGTCCCCAGGACGAAGCGCCGGAGTTGGTGAACCCGATCTTACAGGCGTGGCTTGCTCGTCATGCTCCCCCCATTCACACCCCATGA
- a CDS encoding response regulator has protein sequence MTTVLIVEDDPINLRVFSKILTKRGGLDVRGTEDVEEVMRAAQAGEVDIILMDVSLSHSVYQGKAVDGLKITQILKADPKTADLPIILVTAHAMEGDRESFLQQSGADGYISKPVVDHQEFVNKILTLLGNAPQG, from the coding sequence ATGACAACCGTTCTGATTGTAGAAGACGATCCGATTAACCTGCGGGTATTTTCCAAGATTCTCACGAAACGCGGCGGTTTGGACGTGCGCGGCACAGAGGATGTAGAAGAAGTAATGCGCGCTGCCCAGGCGGGCGAAGTGGACATTATCCTGATGGATGTCTCTTTGTCCCACAGCGTTTATCAGGGTAAGGCCGTGGATGGCTTGAAGATTACTCAAATTTTAAAAGCCGATCCGAAAACGGCGGATTTACCGATTATTTTAGTCACTGCCCACGCGATGGAGGGCGATCGCGAAAGCTTTTTACAACAAAGTGGTGCTGATGGCTACATTTCCAAGCCCGTGGTGGATCACCAAGAGTTTGTCAATAAAATCCTGACGCTCCTCGGCAATGCCCCGCAGGGGTAG
- a CDS encoding CBS domain-containing protein yields the protein MDLILCHQTADFDALGAAVGLTRLQPGAKVVLTGGAHPGVKRFLAFHRDELALMERRSVDPQRIRSVTVVDTQRRDRLGMAAPWLELPHLHHITVYDHHRASDCDIPATVRHVEAVGATTTLMVEQLRDRAIRPTVSEATVMALGIHVDTLSLTAAQTTPRDIRAWAWLLEQGADLTVLRDYLDPGLTPQLQKLLAVALDQLQTTTVQGYAIASLLLETPDFIPGLSSLAERLIDLTESHALLLGHRYQRRNGTENRLTVIGRSRIPHTNLHSLFQPWGGGHSQAAAAAIHNPDPDCFDRLLQAFLDQIPPPLTARDLMSSPVRTIRPGTTINDAQRILFRYGHSGLSVVNPQDQLVGIISRRDLDLALHHGFDHAPVKAYMSRTLHTIAPDTALPEIEHLMVTYDVGRLPVLAGGQLVGIVTRTDVLRQHLTTALPGDDPRPDPVSRCPLLNPRWLFVPVIWDFLQRLAAAATERGWHLYIVGGVVRDLLIQGQRSHPLPLMQDLDLVVDGFHQAAQAEAGVELAKAVQQWYPQARLSVHGDFQTAALLWHKDPVFGSLAVDIATARTEFYPYPAANPEVEASSIRQDLYRRDFTINAMALRLTPPREGEVLDFFGGLLDLRSRQIRVLHANSFIEDPTRIYRAVRFAVRLGFTIEPQTVDYIRYAINSGVYNRSLSHYPKAPALTTRLRTELQSSLTSPQWQRAVQWLSELGALRCLHPDLSLTPTLARQLRQLDRGLARFDPNQTLTWWHLRLEVLLTQLPTAAALQVANQLQLPQDMSQRLERLQARRSHLEATLPQGDRPSQIVAQLHSDDLPLLVLILVQASRPVRRILWQYLTHWAQVKAPLNGNDLKTLGYAPGPRYRVILDQLLSATLDGVVQTREQAIAYLQQHYPPETA from the coding sequence ATGGATCTGATCCTCTGTCATCAAACGGCGGATTTTGATGCCCTGGGGGCGGCGGTGGGTCTGACGCGGCTGCAACCGGGGGCTAAGGTGGTGTTAACGGGGGGAGCGCATCCGGGGGTGAAGCGGTTTTTGGCGTTTCATCGGGATGAGTTGGCGTTGATGGAGCGGCGCAGTGTCGATCCCCAGCGCATCCGGTCGGTGACGGTGGTGGATACCCAGCGGCGCGATCGCCTCGGCATGGCGGCCCCCTGGTTGGAGTTGCCCCACCTGCACCATATCACCGTCTACGATCACCATAGGGCAAGCGATTGTGATATTCCGGCCACGGTACGCCATGTGGAGGCCGTGGGAGCGACGACGACGCTGATGGTGGAGCAACTGCGCGATCGCGCCATCCGTCCCACAGTCTCCGAGGCCACGGTGATGGCCCTGGGGATTCACGTCGATACCCTCTCCCTCACCGCCGCCCAAACCACCCCCCGCGATATCCGCGCTTGGGCGTGGCTGTTGGAACAGGGGGCGGATCTGACGGTGCTGCGGGACTACCTCGATCCGGGTTTAACCCCACAATTACAAAAACTCCTGGCGGTGGCGTTGGATCAACTCCAAACCACGACGGTGCAGGGCTATGCGATCGCGAGTCTCCTCCTTGAAACCCCCGACTTTATCCCCGGCCTCTCCAGTTTGGCGGAACGGTTAATCGACCTCACCGAAAGCCATGCTCTCCTGTTGGGCCATCGCTACCAACGCCGCAACGGCACAGAAAACCGCTTAACGGTGATTGGGCGATCGCGCATTCCCCACACCAATCTCCACAGCCTTTTCCAACCCTGGGGCGGCGGCCACAGCCAAGCCGCCGCCGCCGCGATCCACAACCCCGATCCCGACTGTTTCGATCGCCTCCTCCAGGCCTTCCTCGACCAAATCCCGCCCCCCCTCACCGCCCGCGATCTGATGTCGTCCCCCGTGCGCACGATCCGCCCCGGCACGACGATTAACGATGCTCAACGCATCCTCTTCCGCTACGGCCATTCTGGTCTGTCGGTGGTGAATCCCCAGGATCAACTCGTGGGCATCATTTCCCGGCGGGATCTGGATTTGGCATTACATCACGGGTTTGACCATGCGCCCGTGAAGGCCTACATGAGCCGCACCCTCCACACGATCGCCCCCGACACCGCCCTACCGGAAATCGAGCACCTGATGGTCACCTATGACGTGGGGCGTTTACCCGTGCTCGCGGGCGGGCAATTGGTGGGCATCGTTACCCGCACTGATGTGTTGCGCCAACATTTAACAACTGCCCTCCCTGGTGATGATCCGCGCCCCGATCCGGTGTCCCGCTGTCCCCTGCTGAACCCGCGTTGGCTGTTTGTGCCCGTGATTTGGGATTTTTTGCAACGGTTGGCGGCGGCGGCCACGGAACGGGGCTGGCATCTCTACATTGTCGGCGGGGTGGTGCGCGATTTGCTGATTCAGGGTCAGCGATCGCACCCGTTGCCCCTGATGCAGGATTTGGATTTAGTCGTCGATGGGTTCCACCAGGCCGCCCAAGCGGAAGCCGGGGTAGAGCTTGCGAAAGCGGTGCAGCAGTGGTATCCCCAGGCGCGGCTGTCGGTGCATGGTGACTTTCAAACGGCGGCATTGTTGTGGCATAAAGACCCGGTGTTTGGGTCTTTGGCGGTGGATATTGCCACGGCGCGGACGGAGTTTTACCCCTATCCGGCGGCGAATCCGGAAGTGGAGGCGAGTTCGATTCGTCAGGACTTGTATCGGCGGGATTTTACGATTAATGCCATGGCGTTGCGGTTAACGCCGCCCCGTGAGGGGGAAGTGTTGGACTTTTTTGGGGGCCTGTTGGATTTGCGATCGCGCCAAATCCGTGTCCTCCATGCCAATAGTTTTATCGAAGACCCCACCCGCATCTATCGCGCCGTCCGGTTTGCCGTGCGCTTGGGCTTTACGATTGAACCCCAAACCGTGGACTACATTCGCTACGCAATCAACAGCGGCGTTTATAACCGTTCCCTCAGCCATTACCCCAAAGCCCCCGCCCTCACCACCCGCCTCCGCACCGAACTGCAATCCAGCCTCACCTCGCCCCAGTGGCAGCGGGCGGTGCAATGGCTGAGTGAGTTGGGGGCGCTGCGTTGTCTCCATCCTGATTTATCGTTAACGCCCACCTTGGCCCGGCAATTGCGTCAGTTGGATCGCGGCTTGGCTCGGTTTGATCCGAATCAAACCCTAACATGGTGGCATTTACGCTTAGAGGTGCTATTGACGCAGTTGCCCACCGCCGCCGCGCTACAAGTGGCGAACCAATTACAGTTACCCCAAGACATGAGCCAGCGGTTAGAACGGTTGCAGGCGCGGCGATCGCATCTCGAAGCGACCCTGCCCCAGGGCGATCGCCCCAGCCAAATCGTCGCCCAACTTCACAGCGATGATCTACCACTGTTGGTGTTGATCCTGGTACAAGCATCGCGGCCCGTGCGGCGCATTCTTTGGCAATACCTCACCCACTGGGCCCAGGTAAAAGCCCCCCTCAATGGCAATGATTTAAAAACCTTGGGCTATGCACCGGGGCCGCGCTATCGAGTCATTCTCGATCAGCTATTGAGTGCTACCCTAGATGGCGTGGTTCAGACTCGTGAGCAGGCGATCGCGTATCTTCAGCAGCATTATCCGCCGGAGACCGCCTAG
- a CDS encoding DNA gyrase/topoisomerase IV subunit A, translated as MAKQLDLLEAGKIIPIALHSEMERSYLEYAMSVIVGRALPDVRDGLKPVHRRIIYAMHELGLTPDRPYRKCARVVGDVLGKYHPHGDQSVYDALVRMVQTFSSRYPLLAGHGNFGSVDNDPPAAMRYTETRLAPVAHDAMLADISEATIDYANNFDNSQQEPCVLPAQLPLLLLNGCSGIAVGMATNVPPHNLGEVVDGLIALIDRPDLSDAKLWEIIPGPDFPTGGEIVDRNGIEDAYRTGRGSIPMRGVAHLETIQVGTKRRRNKQVLVITELPYQVNKAAWIEKIADLVNQNHLDGISDIRDESDRDGMRVVIELKRDGNPQELLRQLYKKTPLQSNFGAIFLTLVNNKPCQLSLREVLTEFLNFREITLTRRYRNELDTAQTRLHLVGGLLTALNNLDQLVEILRHAPDGTTAKGSLQAAFDLSERQADSILAMPMRRLTGLERQKLEQEVQALQTQIEQLERLLGDRHELLKSLKKDLRALKRKFGDPRRTRILSTTPAAPSRPSSPDKSSPAPKPKATKTKTPITLEPLSPAPLSPTLPKDAVLEVTHKGGIWWQSPPTPPKRPRKLEDLLVLRAEIGTRSRLLVLTASGKVYPVAMSDIPSSGSPTAVIQLMPSSVQQKRDPLTHYLLPPEDLSRHDLVVLTQQGRIKRLAGSEFEELTNRGAVLLKLKDEDQVQLAQWAKPGQELAIATSGGRILRCPIDDQQIPVMGRTAQGNQATRTRQGEAILGGAIVEADHDLILVTRQGYAKRLGVAELRLGERGNIGIQALRFHPQDQLVALVATANPTGQVGLLTSEDRLFWLNLTSVEPQDKEAMGRRLKALPPHEMIRGAIGSIVYGSN; from the coding sequence ATGGCAAAACAGCTCGACCTCCTCGAAGCCGGTAAGATCATCCCCATCGCCCTCCACAGCGAAATGGAACGGTCTTATCTGGAATACGCCATGAGCGTGATCGTAGGTCGCGCCCTCCCCGACGTTCGCGACGGTCTCAAGCCCGTTCATCGTCGCATCATCTACGCCATGCACGAACTGGGCTTAACCCCCGATCGCCCCTACCGCAAATGTGCCCGCGTCGTCGGAGATGTCCTCGGTAAATATCACCCCCACGGCGACCAATCCGTCTACGATGCCCTGGTGCGGATGGTGCAAACCTTCTCCTCCCGCTACCCCCTCCTGGCCGGGCATGGCAACTTCGGCAGTGTCGATAATGACCCCCCCGCTGCGATGCGCTACACCGAAACGCGCCTCGCCCCCGTTGCCCACGATGCCATGCTCGCGGACATCAGCGAAGCCACCATCGACTACGCCAACAATTTCGACAATTCCCAACAGGAGCCTTGCGTCTTGCCGGCCCAGTTGCCGCTGTTGTTGCTCAATGGGTGCTCTGGGATTGCCGTGGGCATGGCCACCAATGTACCGCCCCACAATTTAGGGGAAGTGGTGGATGGTTTAATTGCCCTGATTGACCGTCCCGATCTGTCCGATGCCAAACTATGGGAGATCATCCCCGGCCCGGACTTCCCCACGGGGGGCGAAATTGTCGATCGCAACGGGATTGAAGATGCCTATCGCACTGGGCGCGGCAGTATTCCGATGCGGGGCGTGGCCCATTTGGAAACGATCCAAGTGGGGACGAAACGCCGCCGCAATAAACAAGTGCTGGTGATCACTGAGTTGCCCTATCAGGTGAATAAAGCGGCCTGGATTGAAAAAATTGCCGACTTGGTGAATCAAAATCACCTCGACGGCATTTCCGATATTCGGGACGAGAGCGATCGCGACGGAATGCGCGTCGTAATTGAACTCAAACGCGACGGCAACCCCCAAGAATTGCTGCGGCAACTGTATAAAAAAACGCCGTTGCAAAGCAATTTTGGCGCAATTTTTCTCACCCTCGTCAATAACAAACCCTGTCAACTCAGCCTGCGCGAAGTCCTCACGGAGTTCCTCAACTTCCGAGAAATCACCCTCACCCGTCGTTACCGCAACGAACTCGACACCGCCCAAACCCGCCTCCATCTCGTCGGCGGTTTGTTAACGGCCCTGAATAATCTGGATCAGTTGGTGGAGATTCTGCGCCATGCCCCCGATGGCACGACGGCGAAAGGATCGTTACAAGCTGCCTTTGATCTGTCCGAGCGGCAAGCGGATTCGATCCTGGCGATGCCGATGCGCCGGTTAACGGGCCTCGAACGGCAAAAACTAGAGCAGGAAGTGCAGGCATTACAAACCCAGATCGAACAACTGGAACGCTTATTGGGCGATCGCCACGAACTGTTAAAGTCCCTCAAAAAAGACCTCCGCGCCCTGAAGCGTAAATTTGGCGACCCGCGCCGCACCCGCATCCTCAGCACCACCCCCGCCGCCCCTAGCCGCCCCTCGTCCCCAGACAAATCATCCCCCGCCCCCAAACCCAAGGCCACCAAAACCAAAACCCCGATCACCCTTGAGCCTCTTTCCCCTGCGCCCCTTTCCCCAACGCTGCCCAAGGATGCGGTGCTCGAAGTGACCCACAAAGGCGGCATCTGGTGGCAATCGCCCCCCACTCCGCCGAAACGGCCCCGCAAACTTGAGGATCTCCTCGTTTTGCGGGCCGAGATTGGGACGCGATCGCGCCTCTTGGTGCTCACCGCCAGCGGCAAGGTGTATCCGGTGGCCATGTCTGACATTCCCTCCAGCGGCAGCCCGACGGCGGTGATTCAACTGATGCCCAGTAGCGTCCAGCAAAAGCGCGATCCCCTCACCCATTACCTCCTGCCTCCGGAGGATCTGAGCCGCCATGATCTCGTGGTCTTGACGCAGCAGGGACGGATTAAACGGTTGGCGGGGTCGGAGTTTGAGGAGTTGACCAATCGCGGCGCGGTCTTGCTGAAACTCAAGGATGAGGATCAGGTGCAGTTGGCCCAGTGGGCCAAACCGGGCCAGGAATTAGCGATCGCCACCTCCGGCGGTCGGATTCTTCGCTGTCCCATTGATGATCAACAAATCCCCGTCATGGGCCGCACCGCCCAGGGCAACCAAGCCACCCGCACCCGCCAAGGGGAAGCCATTTTAGGGGGTGCGATCGTCGAAGCGGATCATGATTTAATCCTCGTGACGCGCCAAGGCTACGCCAAACGCTTGGGAGTGGCGGAACTTCGCCTCGGTGAACGGGGCAACATCGGAATCCAGGCCCTCCGCTTCCATCCTCAAGATCAGCTTGTCGCCCTCGTTGCCACGGCGAACCCCACGGGCCAGGTGGGCTTACTCACCAGTGAAGATCGCTTATTCTGGCTCAACCTCACCAGCGTTGAACCCCAAGACAAAGAAGCCATGGGCCGCCGCCTCAAAGCATTGCCGCCCCACGAAATGATTCGCGGGGCGATCGGTTCGATTGTCTATGGGTCGAATTAG
- a CDS encoding serine/threonine-protein kinase produces MSNDYKYSLKPAIGQGIFATTYPAIEVNSNRPVMVKTLAASLGDHEQFGQFRKQVLSLTKKLATCTHPHLPSIWESFTEDGYPYWVSDRILGPTLLDKINADGPIEPVQAVRWCEQIGGAIDALHRAGLKHLDLQPHNLIYRPDTRDVMVVDVGITSDLTPELRRTHATMLAPGYAAPEQYQPKGALSAQADLYSLGAVLYFLLTGTNPPPAPLLDHISIQDWPEWPEAVPLPLRAAIFAALNPDPKQRPRHVSPWLHQLQQAIAPPPPPLDELEATEPPPAIAPVITSPRQTPPAPVPQGTIAVKKVTVKKEATPKTAQKPPSRQPRPAKTKRLTPQFPVGALMMTSVIAASAGAGFGLSLRLNRPSEAGSTFWHVEQSFPPHDQSDDAETND; encoded by the coding sequence ATGAGTAACGACTATAAATACAGCCTCAAACCAGCCATTGGCCAGGGCATTTTTGCCACCACCTACCCAGCGATTGAGGTGAATTCTAATCGCCCGGTCATGGTGAAAACCTTGGCGGCCAGCTTGGGCGACCATGAACAGTTTGGCCAGTTTCGCAAACAGGTGTTATCCCTGACGAAAAAGCTCGCCACCTGTACCCATCCCCACTTACCCAGCATTTGGGAAAGCTTCACCGAAGACGGCTACCCCTATTGGGTGAGCGATCGCATTCTTGGCCCCACTCTCCTCGATAAAATCAACGCCGACGGCCCGATCGAACCGGTTCAGGCGGTCCGCTGGTGTGAGCAGATCGGAGGGGCGATCGATGCCCTCCATCGCGCCGGGCTGAAGCACCTTGACCTCCAACCCCACAACCTGATCTATCGCCCCGACACCCGCGATGTGATGGTGGTGGATGTGGGCATCACCAGCGACCTCACTCCGGAACTCCGCCGTACCCACGCCACGATGCTCGCGCCGGGCTACGCCGCCCCCGAACAATACCAACCGAAAGGTGCGCTCAGTGCCCAAGCCGACCTCTACAGCCTCGGCGCTGTCCTGTATTTCTTGCTCACCGGCACGAACCCGCCCCCGGCTCCCCTCCTCGATCACATTTCGATTCAAGATTGGCCGGAATGGCCCGAAGCTGTCCCCCTGCCCCTGCGGGCGGCCATTTTCGCGGCCTTGAACCCCGACCCGAAACAACGCCCTCGCCACGTTTCCCCCTGGCTCCACCAACTCCAGCAAGCGATCGCTCCCCCGCCCCCGCCCCTCGACGAACTCGAAGCCACCGAACCGCCGCCAGCGATCGCCCCTGTGATCACGTCCCCACGGCAAACCCCACCGGCTCCAGTGCCCCAAGGCACGATCGCCGTTAAAAAAGTCACGGTCAAAAAAGAAGCCACGCCAAAAACGGCGCAGAAACCCCCCTCCCGTCAACCCCGACCCGCCAAAACCAAACGCCTCACGCCTCAATTTCCTGTCGGGGCGTTGATGATGACCAGTGTGATTGCGGCCTCGGCGGGGGCGGGGTTTGGCCTGTCCCTGCGGCTGAATCGTCCCTCGGAAGCGGGATCGACGTTCTGGCATGTGGAACAGTCTTTCCCGCCCCACGATCAGAGCGACGACGCAGAAACCAATGACTAA
- the rsmG gene encoding 16S rRNA (guanine(527)-N(7))-methyltransferase RsmG translates to MTNTLPDLPTLPTESLTLWQTSLQWQPTAAQHQQLEHLYQVIWLGNRHVNLTSLLTPETFWEKHLWDSVAGLLPLQAWGWTERPQRVIDIGTGGGFPGLPVAILYPQHRVTLLDSTQKKVQFLGDAIATLGLNNAESITGRAEAVAHAPSRREQYDVALIRAVAAPPVCVEYALPFLAVGGIAVLYQGHWTEADSDRTQHAAAQVGGELLHIEALTTPLSQGDRHCIYLKKIAPTPHAYPRTIGVPKKNPLA, encoded by the coding sequence ATGACTAACACGCTGCCGGATTTACCCACCTTGCCCACGGAGAGCCTCACCCTCTGGCAAACATCGCTCCAGTGGCAGCCCACCGCCGCGCAACACCAACAGCTAGAACATCTCTATCAGGTGATTTGGCTGGGAAATCGCCATGTGAATTTAACGAGTTTGCTCACCCCTGAAACGTTTTGGGAAAAGCATTTGTGGGATTCTGTGGCGGGGTTGTTGCCGTTGCAGGCGTGGGGCTGGACGGAACGGCCCCAACGGGTGATTGATATTGGGACGGGGGGCGGCTTTCCCGGTTTACCCGTGGCGATTTTGTATCCCCAGCATCGGGTGACGTTGTTGGACTCGACCCAAAAGAAGGTGCAGTTTTTAGGCGATGCGATCGCGACTCTCGGCCTCAACAATGCCGAAAGCATCACCGGCCGGGCCGAAGCGGTGGCCCATGCCCCAAGCCGCCGCGAACAGTATGATGTGGCGTTGATTCGTGCGGTGGCTGCGCCGCCCGTCTGTGTGGAATATGCGTTACCGTTTTTAGCGGTCGGGGGGATCGCGGTACTCTATCAAGGCCATTGGACGGAGGCGGATAGCGATCGCACCCAACACGCTGCGGCCCAAGTGGGCGGCGAACTCCTCCACATTGAAGCCCTGACCACTCCCCTCAGCCAGGGCGATCGCCATTGCATCTATCTCAAAAAAATCGCCCCCACCCCCCACGCCTACCCCCGCACCATCGGCGTTCCCAAAAAAAATCCCCTCGCCTAG
- a CDS encoding serine hydrolase, with the protein MASEELGRRRRRRMAREAAAKETQLRSAGVNPPPSPPPPVTPLRRRRPKLEPLRSASPTEAKRPRHLKVVPSPAPKSSDPLPSTNPPPPAIAPRRSSPPRRPAPTPQGPLQTLAVWVSRGAIALVGTGVVLGTLSATLGFHESPSTATPPPSPADTVPPLQLGQELTGLKGTLDAIAAQQPDLQTSVFVVDLDTGDFVNLNGTATMAAASTIKLPILIAVFQEVDRGLVDLSEPLVMTTEMMASGSGTMQYETPGTTYSLEATAEKMITISDNTATNMLIQRLGSAPLLNERFRDWGLKQTSIQNLLPDLTGTNETSPLDLVTLLAMVHDGKLVSLRSRDQLIRIMQQVENRDLLPQGLDEQAVIAHKTGDIGSMLGDVGIVDTPMGKRYAIAALVGRPHNDDRARILIQDLSRATYQHFLNPPPANPTPPNRPPNPTNPINADPRN; encoded by the coding sequence ATGGCATCAGAAGAGTTAGGGCGACGACGGCGGCGACGCATGGCCCGCGAAGCGGCGGCCAAAGAAACTCAACTGCGCTCTGCTGGGGTGAATCCTCCCCCTTCACCGCCTCCCCCGGTTACCCCTCTGCGGCGACGGCGGCCGAAGCTCGAACCCCTGCGCTCGGCTTCCCCCACCGAGGCTAAACGCCCCCGCCATCTGAAAGTTGTTCCCTCCCCTGCTCCAAAATCGAGCGATCCTCTCCCCAGCACCAATCCCCCACCCCCGGCGATCGCCCCCCGTCGTTCATCTCCCCCGCGCCGCCCCGCACCAACACCGCAGGGCCCATTGCAAACCTTGGCGGTGTGGGTGAGTCGTGGGGCGATCGCCCTTGTGGGTACGGGGGTCGTTCTGGGGACGCTGTCGGCTACCCTCGGCTTTCATGAGTCGCCTTCCACTGCCACCCCACCCCCCAGCCCGGCGGATACCGTGCCCCCGTTGCAGTTGGGCCAAGAATTGACGGGATTGAAAGGAACCCTCGATGCGATCGCCGCCCAACAGCCTGATCTCCAGACCAGTGTGTTCGTGGTGGATTTGGATACGGGGGATTTTGTCAATCTCAACGGCACGGCCACCATGGCCGCCGCCAGCACGATTAAATTACCGATTTTGATCGCCGTCTTCCAGGAGGTGGATCGGGGCTTGGTGGACTTGTCGGAACCGTTGGTGATGACGACGGAGATGATGGCATCGGGTTCGGGCACGATGCAGTACGAAACGCCCGGCACAACCTACAGCCTCGAAGCAACGGCCGAGAAGATGATCACAATCAGCGACAACACCGCGACGAATATGCTAATTCAGCGGTTGGGGAGCGCACCGTTACTCAATGAACGATTCCGGGATTGGGGCCTCAAACAAACCTCGATTCAAAATCTCCTGCCGGATTTGACCGGAACGAATGAAACCAGCCCGCTGGATTTGGTGACGCTATTGGCGATGGTTCACGATGGCAAGCTGGTGTCACTGCGATCGCGGGATCAACTGATCCGCATCATGCAGCAGGTGGAAAACCGCGATCTGCTGCCCCAGGGCCTGGATGAGCAGGCCGTCATTGCCCATAAAACGGGGGATATTGGGTCAATGCTGGGGGATGTGGGGATTGTGGATACGCCGATGGGGAAACGCTATGCGATCGCCGCCCTCGTGGGCCGTCCCCATAACGATGATCGCGCCCGCATCCTGATCCAAGACCTCTCGCGGGCTACCTATCAACATTTCCTCAACCCGCCCCCGGCAAACCCCACCCCCCCCAACCGTCCCCCCAACCCCACTAACCCCATCAATGCCGATCCCCGCAATTAA